The window CTTCCAAGTCTCCCGACTTTGGGAGGGTTTCTCTAAAAATGCTGTCCCTAATGCAATGACTACGATTGCTAATAGCGCGTATAGCCCTGCGTTTCTCCACTTCTTATTCACTACTTACTTACCTCCTAAGGCTTAGGATGTCGGAACGTCGAATGGGTTTCTTAATATTAACTAATGTTAACGTCTCTCAGGATTAGTTGGCGAAATTGTATTCACAATTGCCTTTTAATCTTCTAATCGCCTTCTTTATGGTAATATGTCTGACTTCAGACTGTGGAACAAAGGGGGTCTGGAGTTCGCTTAAAAGTAATGTCTTCATCCCTAGGGTAGATGTTAGTGGTGTTGTTGCCACAAACTTCGCAATGACTCCAGCATCGGGTGAAAGGCTTCGTAGGTGAGAGACTGGGAGGAAGTCAGGACAGTGTGAATGGGAATCACTTGTACAACACTGTTGGTGTAGGCGATCGCTTCAAACTGCAACACCCGTTCCTGATCCCAGGGGGCTTCTTGAACGGGATAATCTTGTGTTTTCAACCAGTCCATGAGTTGCGATCGCACCACGCCCGGTAAGATACCCACTTCTAAGGGTGGCGTCCACCAACATCCCTCTTGCCAGCCCCAAAGATTGCCCGTACTCGTCTCTAACCAACTTCCTGTAGCATCCACTAAAATCGCCTCAGCCGCCCCCTGCTGCCGTGCCGCTTGTCCAGCCAGCCAAGCGGAGAGATAGTTCCCTGTTTTATGAGCTGCAAGCGATCGCTGATACTCAGGGGCAAATGCCCCCCATGCGGTAATGCCTTGCTGTTGGCGTTGTGCCAAGTCAGAAGGGAGAGAACGCCCGGTAATCCACTCCCGCCC of the Allocoleopsis franciscana PCC 7113 genome contains:
- a CDS encoding aminotransferase class IV; this encodes MFWYDGQLIGGSRLELTIDNPGLLYGATVFTTLRVYQQSLHHPLTHWRSHCDRLTSSLQTFGWQQPDWERLCHGANQLSESYPVLRITIFPDGREWITGRSLPSDLAQRQQQGITAWGAFAPEYQRSLAAHKTGNYLSAWLAGQAARQQGAAEAILVDATGSWLETSTGNLWGWQEGCWWTPPLEVGILPGVVRSQLMDWLKTQDYPVQEAPWDQERVLQFEAIAYTNSVVQVIPIHTVLTSSQSLTYEAFHPMLESLRSLWQQHH